A single region of the Neomonachus schauinslandi chromosome 3, ASM220157v2, whole genome shotgun sequence genome encodes:
- the SLC4A3 gene encoding anion exchange protein 3 isoform X1, which yields MANGVIPPPGGASPLPQVRVPLEEPPLSPDLEEEDDDLGKTLAVSRFGDLISKLPAWDPEKPSRSYSERDFEFHRHTSHHTHHPLSARLPPPHKLRRLPPTSARQTRRKRKKEKTSAPPSEETPPIQEEGGAGVEEEEEEEEEEEEGESEAEPVEPPPSESPQKAKFSIGSDEDDSPGLSGRAAFSKPLPSVGPCPDKSPQHAQGTIPGPTPSWGRADEPPNLAHLHRGSLSSPRLPWCLLSSSSPRARVSRVAGEKSRPWSPSASYDLRERLCPGSALGTPGGPEQQVPTDEAEAQMLGSADLDDMKSHRLEDNPGMRRHLVKKPSRTQAGRGSPGGLAPILRRKKKKKKLDRRPHEVFVELNELTLDRSQEPHWRETARWIKFEEDVEEETERWGKPHVASLSFRSLLELRRTIAHGAALLDLEQTTLPGIAHLVVETMIVSDQIRPEDRASVLRTLLLKHSHPNDDKDSGFFPRNPSSSSVNSVLGNHHPTPSHGPDGAVPTVADDVGEPAPLWPHDPDAKEKPLHMPGGDSHRGKSLKLLEKIPEDAEATVVLVGCVPFLEQPAAAFVRLNDAVLLESVLEVPVPVRFLFVMLGPSHTSTDYHELGRSIATLMSDKLFHEAAYQADDRQDLLSAISEFLDGSIVIPPSEVEGRDLLRSVATFQRELLRKRREREQTKVEMTTQGSYVAPGKELSVELGGSEATPEDDPLLRTGSVFGGLVRDVKRRYPHYPSDLRDALHSQCVAAVLFIYFAALSPAITFGGLLGEKTEGLMGVSELIVSTAVLGVLFSLLGAQPLLVVGFSGPLLVFEEAFFKFCRAQDLEYLTGRVWVGLWLVVFVLALVAAEGSFLVRYISPFTQEIFAFLISLIFIYETFHKLYKVFTEHPLLPFYPPEGALEAGLELNGSAVPPTEGLPGPRNQPNTALLSLILMLGTFLIAFFLRKFRNSRFLGGKARRIIGDFGIPISILVMVLVDYSITDTYTQKLTVPTGLSVTSPHKRTWFIPPLGSARPFPPWMMVAAAVPALLVLILIFMETQITALIVSQKARRLLKGSGFHLDLLLIGSLGGLCGLFGLPWLTAATVRSVTHVNALTVMRTAIAPGDKPQIQEVREQRVTGVLIASLVGLSIVMGAVLRRIPLAVLFGIFLYMGVTSLSGIQLSQRLLLILMPAKHHPEQPYVTKVKTWRMHLFTCIQLSCIALLWVVKSTAASLAFPFLLLLTVPLRRCLLPRLFQDRELQALDSEDAEPNFDEDGQDEYNELHMPV from the exons ATGGCCAACGGAGTGATCCCGCCGCCCGGGGGCGCCTCCCCCCTACCCCAG GTCCGGGTGCCCTTGGAAGAGCCCCCTCTGAGTCCAGacctggaggaggaggacgatGACTTGGGCAAGACCTTGGCTGTGAGCAGGTTTGGGGACCTCATCAGCAAGCTTCCGGCCTGGGACCCTGAGAAGCCCAGCCGCAGCTACAGCGAGCGGGACTTTGAGT TTCACCGGCACACATCCCACCACACCCACCACCCGCTCTCGGCGCGCCTGCCTCCACCCCACAAGCTGCGGCGactgccccccacctctgcccggcagaccaggaggaagaggaagaaggagaaaacctCGGCTCCCCCTTCGGAGGAGACCCCTCCCATCCAGGAGGAGGGGGGAGCcggagtggaggaggaggaggaggaagaggaggaggaagaggaaggggaatcCGAGGCAGAACCTGTGGAGCCCCCGCCCTCAGAGTCCCCACAGAAAGCAAAG TTCTCCATTGGAAGTGATGAGGATGACAGTCCTGGCCTCTCTGGGAGGGCTGCCTTCAGCAAGCCCCTGCCCTCTGTGGGCCCTTGCCCTGACAAGAGCCCCCAGCA CGCCCAGGGGACTattccaggccccaccccaagctgggggagggcagaCGAACCTCCTAACCTGGCCCATCTCCACCGTGGTTCCCTGTCAAGTCCAAGGCTGCCATGGTGCCTCCTCAGCTCCTCAAGCCCCCGGGCCCGGGTCTCCCGAGTCGCTGGGGAGAAGAGCCGGCCCTGGAGCCCGTCGGCCAGCTATGACCTGCGGGAGCGGCTGTGCCCAGGCAGTGCCCTGGGTACCCCAGGTGGCCCGGAGCAGCAGGTGCCCACTGACGAGGCGGAGGCCCAGATGCTGGGCTCCGCGGACCTGGACGACATGAAGA GTCACCGGCTGGAGGACAACCCTGGGATGCGGCGGCACCTTGTGAAGAAGCCGTCTCGGACAcaggctgggaggggcagccCTGGGGGCTTGGCCCCCATCCTGcgcaggaagaaaaagaagaagaagctggaTCGGAGGCCTCATGAG GTGTTTGTGGAGCTGAACGAGCTGACACTGGACCGTAGCCAGGAACCCCACTGGCGGGAGACGGCACGCTGGATCAAGTTTgaggaggatgtggaggaagagacagagcGCTGGGGGAAGCCCCACGTGGCCTCGCTCTCCTTCCGCAGCCTTCTGGAGCTCAGGAGGACCATCGCCCATG GAGCTGCCCTCCTGGACCTGGAGCAGACCACTCTGCCGGGGATCGCCCATCTCGTGGTGGAGACCATGATCGTGTCTGACCAGATCCGTCCGGAGGACAGGGCCAGTGTCCTGCGCACCCTCCTGCTGAAACACAG CCATCCCAATGATGACAAGGACAGTGGCTTCTTTCCCCGAAACCCATCCAGCTCCAGTGTGAACTCGGTCCTGGGGAAtcatcaccccacccccagccacggTCCTGACGGCGCAGTGCCCACTGTGGCTGATGACGTGGGGGAGCCAGCCCCACTCTGGCCTCATGACCCTGATGCCAAGGAG AAGCCTCTCCACATGCCTGGGGGAGACAGTCACCGGGGAAAGAGTCTGAAGCTGCTGGAGAAGATCCCCGAAGATGCTGAGGCTACTGTTGTGCTCGTGG GCTGTGTGCCTTTCCTGGAGCAGCCTGCAGCAGCTTTTGTGCGCCTGAACGACGCCGTGCTCTTGGAGTCTGTGCTCGAGGTCCCTGTGCCCGTTCGCTTCCTCTTTGTGATGCTGGGTCCCAGCCACACCAGCACTGACTATCATGAGCTTGGGCGCTCCATTGCCACCCTCATGTCTGACAAG CTGTTTCATGAGGCTGCCTACCAGGCGGACGACCGGCAGGACCTCCTGAGCGCCATCAGTGAGTTCTTGGATGGCAGCATCGTGATCCCTCCATCTGAGGTGGAGGGCCGTGACCTGCTGCGCTCCGTGGCCACCTTCCAGAGGGAGCTGCTGAGGAAGCGGCGGGAGCGTGAACAGACTAAAGTGGAGATGACCACCCAGGGAAGCTATGTGGCCCCCGGGAAAG AGCTGTCGGTGGAGCTGGGGGGCTCCGAGGCGACCCCCGAAGATGACCCCTTGCTGCGGACTGGCTCGGTGTTTGGGGGGCTGGTGCGAGATGTGAAGCGTCGGTACCCACACTACCCCAGTGACCTGCGAGACGCCCTGCACTCCCAGTGCGTGGCAGCCGTGCTCTTCATCTACTTCGCCGCCCTCAGCCCTGCCATCACCTTCGGGGGGCTGCTAG GAGAGAAGACTGAGGGGCTGATGGGCGTGTCCGAGCTGATCGTGTCTACCGCCGTGCTCGGCGTCCTCTTCTCCCTGCTGGGGGCCCAGCCGCTGCTTGTGGTTGGCTTCTCAGGGCCATTGCTGGTCTTCGAAGAAGCCTTCTTTAAG TTCTGCCGAGCCCAGGACCTGGAGTACCTCACCGGCCGGGTGTGGGTTGGCCTCTGGCTGGTGGTCTTTGTCCTTGCCCTGGTGGCCGCTGAAGGCAGCTTCCTGGTCCGCTATATCTCACCTTTCACCCAGGAGATCTTCGCTTTCCTCATCTCGCTTATTTTCATCTACGAGACCTTCCACAAGCTCTACAAG GTGTTCACGGAGCACCCATTGCTGCCATTCTACCCCCCCGAGGGGGCAttggaggctgggctggagctGAACGGGAGTGCTGTGCCCCCCACCGAGGGGCTGCCTGGCCCGAGGAACCAGCCCAACACGGCTCTGCTGTCCCTCATCCTCATGCTTGGGACCTTTCTCATTGCCTTCTTCCTGCGAAAGTTCAGGAACAGCCGCTTCCTGGGAGGCAAG GCTCGCCGCATCATTGGGGATTTTGGCATCCCCATTTCCATTCTGGTGATGGTCCTAGTGGATTACTCGATTACAGACACCTACACACAG AAGCTGACGGTGCCCACAGGGCTCTCGGTGACGTCCCCCCATAAGCGCACGTGGTTCATCCCGCCCCTGGGCAGTGCCCGTCCTTTCCCGCCCTGGATGATGGTAGCAGCTGCTGTCCCCGCCCTGCTGGTCCTCATCCTGATCTTCATGGAGACACAAATCACTGC GCTCATCGTCAGCCAGAAGGCCCGGAGGCTGCTCAAGGGCTCCGGCTTCCACCTGGACCTGCTGCTGATTGGCTCCCTGGGTGGGCTCTGCGGGCTGTTTGGGTTGCCCTGGCTCACGGCCGCCACTGTCCGCTCGGTCACTCACGTGAATGCCCTGACGGTTATGCGCACTGCCATCGCACCCGGCGACAAGCCCCAGATCCAGGAGGTGCGGGAGCAGCGGGTCACTGGAGTGCTCATCGCCAGCCTCGTGG gcctGTCCATCGTCATGGGGGCGGTGCTGCGCCGGATCCCGTTGGCCGTGCTCTTTGGGATTTTCCTGTACATGGGGGTCACGTCACTGTCGGGTATCCAGCTGTCCCAGCGTCTGTTGCTTATCCTCATGCCGGCAAAACACCATCCCGAGCAGCCCTATGTGACCAAG GTGAAGACGTGGCGGATGCACCTGTTCACCTGCATCCAGCTGAGCTGCATCGCCCTGCTCTGGGTGGTCAAGTCCACAGCGGCCTCACTCGCGTTTCCCTTCCTGTTGCTGCTCACGGTGCCTCTGAGGCGCTGCCTTCTGCCCCGGCTCTTCCAGGACAGGGAGCTGCAGGCG CTGGACTCGGAAGATGCTGAGCCTAACTTTGACGAGGACGGCCAGGATGAGTACAACGAGCTGCACATGCCTGTGTGA
- the SLC4A3 gene encoding anion exchange protein 3 isoform X4 translates to MSLLEEVTEPNRAPSPGPGNAESQGPWMAPAPSPRDSLASEDLEMLVLDLEDGDLWEPTQGQLSPMAGGPACHRLEDNPGMRRHLVKKPSRTQAGRGSPGGLAPILRRKKKKKKLDRRPHEVFVELNELTLDRSQEPHWRETARWIKFEEDVEEETERWGKPHVASLSFRSLLELRRTIAHGAALLDLEQTTLPGIAHLVVETMIVSDQIRPEDRASVLRTLLLKHSHPNDDKDSGFFPRNPSSSSVNSVLGNHHPTPSHGPDGAVPTVADDVGEPAPLWPHDPDAKEKPLHMPGGDSHRGKSLKLLEKIPEDAEATVVLVGCVPFLEQPAAAFVRLNDAVLLESVLEVPVPVRFLFVMLGPSHTSTDYHELGRSIATLMSDKLFHEAAYQADDRQDLLSAISEFLDGSIVIPPSEVEGRDLLRSVATFQRELLRKRREREQTKVEMTTQGSYVAPGKELSVELGGSEATPEDDPLLRTGSVFGGLVRDVKRRYPHYPSDLRDALHSQCVAAVLFIYFAALSPAITFGGLLGEKTEGLMGVSELIVSTAVLGVLFSLLGAQPLLVVGFSGPLLVFEEAFFKFCRAQDLEYLTGRVWVGLWLVVFVLALVAAEGSFLVRYISPFTQEIFAFLISLIFIYETFHKLYKVFTEHPLLPFYPPEGALEAGLELNGSAVPPTEGLPGPRNQPNTALLSLILMLGTFLIAFFLRKFRNSRFLGGKARRIIGDFGIPISILVMVLVDYSITDTYTQKLTVPTGLSVTSPHKRTWFIPPLGSARPFPPWMMVAAAVPALLVLILIFMETQITALIVSQKARRLLKGSGFHLDLLLIGSLGGLCGLFGLPWLTAATVRSVTHVNALTVMRTAIAPGDKPQIQEVREQRVTGVLIASLVGLSIVMGAVLRRIPLAVLFGIFLYMGVTSLSGIQLSQRLLLILMPAKHHPEQPYVTKVKTWRMHLFTCIQLSCIALLWVVKSTAASLAFPFLLLLTVPLRRCLLPRLFQDRELQALDSEDAEPNFDEDGQDEYNELHMPV, encoded by the exons ATGAGCCTGCTGGAGGAGGTCACAGAGCCCAACAGGGcacccagccctgggcctgggaACGCAGAGAGCCAGGGCCCTTGGAtggccccggcccccagccctcGAGACTCGCTGGCCTCAGAGGACTTAGAAATGTTGGTGCTGGACCTTGAGGACGGTGACCTGTGGGAACCCACCCAGGGCCAGCTGAGCCCCATGGCAGGGGGGCCAGCTT GTCACCGGCTGGAGGACAACCCTGGGATGCGGCGGCACCTTGTGAAGAAGCCGTCTCGGACAcaggctgggaggggcagccCTGGGGGCTTGGCCCCCATCCTGcgcaggaagaaaaagaagaagaagctggaTCGGAGGCCTCATGAG GTGTTTGTGGAGCTGAACGAGCTGACACTGGACCGTAGCCAGGAACCCCACTGGCGGGAGACGGCACGCTGGATCAAGTTTgaggaggatgtggaggaagagacagagcGCTGGGGGAAGCCCCACGTGGCCTCGCTCTCCTTCCGCAGCCTTCTGGAGCTCAGGAGGACCATCGCCCATG GAGCTGCCCTCCTGGACCTGGAGCAGACCACTCTGCCGGGGATCGCCCATCTCGTGGTGGAGACCATGATCGTGTCTGACCAGATCCGTCCGGAGGACAGGGCCAGTGTCCTGCGCACCCTCCTGCTGAAACACAG CCATCCCAATGATGACAAGGACAGTGGCTTCTTTCCCCGAAACCCATCCAGCTCCAGTGTGAACTCGGTCCTGGGGAAtcatcaccccacccccagccacggTCCTGACGGCGCAGTGCCCACTGTGGCTGATGACGTGGGGGAGCCAGCCCCACTCTGGCCTCATGACCCTGATGCCAAGGAG AAGCCTCTCCACATGCCTGGGGGAGACAGTCACCGGGGAAAGAGTCTGAAGCTGCTGGAGAAGATCCCCGAAGATGCTGAGGCTACTGTTGTGCTCGTGG GCTGTGTGCCTTTCCTGGAGCAGCCTGCAGCAGCTTTTGTGCGCCTGAACGACGCCGTGCTCTTGGAGTCTGTGCTCGAGGTCCCTGTGCCCGTTCGCTTCCTCTTTGTGATGCTGGGTCCCAGCCACACCAGCACTGACTATCATGAGCTTGGGCGCTCCATTGCCACCCTCATGTCTGACAAG CTGTTTCATGAGGCTGCCTACCAGGCGGACGACCGGCAGGACCTCCTGAGCGCCATCAGTGAGTTCTTGGATGGCAGCATCGTGATCCCTCCATCTGAGGTGGAGGGCCGTGACCTGCTGCGCTCCGTGGCCACCTTCCAGAGGGAGCTGCTGAGGAAGCGGCGGGAGCGTGAACAGACTAAAGTGGAGATGACCACCCAGGGAAGCTATGTGGCCCCCGGGAAAG AGCTGTCGGTGGAGCTGGGGGGCTCCGAGGCGACCCCCGAAGATGACCCCTTGCTGCGGACTGGCTCGGTGTTTGGGGGGCTGGTGCGAGATGTGAAGCGTCGGTACCCACACTACCCCAGTGACCTGCGAGACGCCCTGCACTCCCAGTGCGTGGCAGCCGTGCTCTTCATCTACTTCGCCGCCCTCAGCCCTGCCATCACCTTCGGGGGGCTGCTAG GAGAGAAGACTGAGGGGCTGATGGGCGTGTCCGAGCTGATCGTGTCTACCGCCGTGCTCGGCGTCCTCTTCTCCCTGCTGGGGGCCCAGCCGCTGCTTGTGGTTGGCTTCTCAGGGCCATTGCTGGTCTTCGAAGAAGCCTTCTTTAAG TTCTGCCGAGCCCAGGACCTGGAGTACCTCACCGGCCGGGTGTGGGTTGGCCTCTGGCTGGTGGTCTTTGTCCTTGCCCTGGTGGCCGCTGAAGGCAGCTTCCTGGTCCGCTATATCTCACCTTTCACCCAGGAGATCTTCGCTTTCCTCATCTCGCTTATTTTCATCTACGAGACCTTCCACAAGCTCTACAAG GTGTTCACGGAGCACCCATTGCTGCCATTCTACCCCCCCGAGGGGGCAttggaggctgggctggagctGAACGGGAGTGCTGTGCCCCCCACCGAGGGGCTGCCTGGCCCGAGGAACCAGCCCAACACGGCTCTGCTGTCCCTCATCCTCATGCTTGGGACCTTTCTCATTGCCTTCTTCCTGCGAAAGTTCAGGAACAGCCGCTTCCTGGGAGGCAAG GCTCGCCGCATCATTGGGGATTTTGGCATCCCCATTTCCATTCTGGTGATGGTCCTAGTGGATTACTCGATTACAGACACCTACACACAG AAGCTGACGGTGCCCACAGGGCTCTCGGTGACGTCCCCCCATAAGCGCACGTGGTTCATCCCGCCCCTGGGCAGTGCCCGTCCTTTCCCGCCCTGGATGATGGTAGCAGCTGCTGTCCCCGCCCTGCTGGTCCTCATCCTGATCTTCATGGAGACACAAATCACTGC GCTCATCGTCAGCCAGAAGGCCCGGAGGCTGCTCAAGGGCTCCGGCTTCCACCTGGACCTGCTGCTGATTGGCTCCCTGGGTGGGCTCTGCGGGCTGTTTGGGTTGCCCTGGCTCACGGCCGCCACTGTCCGCTCGGTCACTCACGTGAATGCCCTGACGGTTATGCGCACTGCCATCGCACCCGGCGACAAGCCCCAGATCCAGGAGGTGCGGGAGCAGCGGGTCACTGGAGTGCTCATCGCCAGCCTCGTGG gcctGTCCATCGTCATGGGGGCGGTGCTGCGCCGGATCCCGTTGGCCGTGCTCTTTGGGATTTTCCTGTACATGGGGGTCACGTCACTGTCGGGTATCCAGCTGTCCCAGCGTCTGTTGCTTATCCTCATGCCGGCAAAACACCATCCCGAGCAGCCCTATGTGACCAAG GTGAAGACGTGGCGGATGCACCTGTTCACCTGCATCCAGCTGAGCTGCATCGCCCTGCTCTGGGTGGTCAAGTCCACAGCGGCCTCACTCGCGTTTCCCTTCCTGTTGCTGCTCACGGTGCCTCTGAGGCGCTGCCTTCTGCCCCGGCTCTTCCAGGACAGGGAGCTGCAGGCG CTGGACTCGGAAGATGCTGAGCCTAACTTTGACGAGGACGGCCAGGATGAGTACAACGAGCTGCACATGCCTGTGTGA